The Hyphomonas sediminis genome contains a region encoding:
- a CDS encoding RNA polymerase sigma factor: protein MALSETDRIYDELLVTLVRSGDARAAERLAARWQPRLMRAARRMLGEGEEARDAVQEAWGGICRGWLRLSDPAMFPAWAYGILARKCADRIRKLSGDRRRFGPAEDAIEPAEPATAPLRHAILEALGALSPEHRIAAILYFSEGLTLAETAAATGVPVGTAKSRIFHARQQLKSLLEGDLT, encoded by the coding sequence ATGGCACTCAGCGAAACAGACCGGATCTATGACGAACTGCTCGTCACGCTGGTGCGTTCCGGCGACGCCCGTGCCGCCGAAAGGCTGGCGGCGCGCTGGCAGCCGCGCCTGATGCGCGCCGCCCGGCGGATGCTGGGCGAGGGCGAAGAAGCACGCGACGCGGTGCAGGAAGCCTGGGGCGGCATCTGCCGCGGCTGGCTGCGCCTGTCCGACCCCGCCATGTTCCCCGCCTGGGCTTACGGCATCCTGGCGCGCAAATGCGCAGACCGGATCCGCAAACTCAGCGGCGACCGGCGCCGCTTTGGCCCGGCCGAAGACGCCATCGAACCTGCAGAGCCCGCCACCGCGCCGCTGCGCCATGCAATCCTCGAGGCGCTCGGCGCGCTGAGCCCGGAACACCGCATCGCTGCCATTCTCTATTTCAGCGAGGGGCTGACCCTTGCCGAAACAGCCGCCGCCACGGGCGTCCCCGTCGGCACGGCAAAGTCGCGCATCTTTCATGCGCGCCAACAGCTCAAGTCGCTTCTGGAAGGAGACCTGACATGA
- the gcvH gene encoding glycine cleavage system protein GcvH, with protein sequence MTTYYTKDHEWIRVEGDTGTVGITAYAAGQLGDVVYVELPEAGASLAKGDGFAVVESVKAASDVYAPISGSVVESNTGLADAPESVNEAAEGDAWFVRIKIANTGELEGLMDEAAYTAYCEGL encoded by the coding sequence ATGACCACCTACTACACAAAAGATCATGAATGGATCCGCGTCGAAGGCGACACCGGCACCGTTGGCATCACGGCCTATGCCGCCGGCCAGCTTGGCGATGTTGTCTATGTCGAGCTTCCGGAAGCGGGCGCGAGCCTCGCCAAGGGCGACGGCTTTGCCGTGGTCGAGAGCGTGAAGGCCGCCTCCGATGTTTACGCGCCAATCTCCGGTTCGGTTGTCGAATCCAATACCGGCCTCGCCGATGCCCCGGAATCGGTGAACGAGGCCGCCGAGGGCGACGCCTGGTTCGTCCGCATCAAGATTGCCAACACCGGCGAACTCGAAGGCCTCATGGATGAGGCCGCCTACACCGCTTACTGCGAAGGTCTCTGA
- a CDS encoding isocitrate lyase/PEP mutase family protein, whose protein sequence is MPSQAEKLAQFAKLHAGDTPLVLVNIWDAGSARTVAAAGAAALATGSASVGGALGLGDGEAVPLDLVLDHAARIIGAVDLPVSIDFEAGYAAREDGLGANIARVIGAGAVGINLEDGYPGGGGQGARPLEEAASRLRAARAAADAALPGFWINARTDLCLNAKPETHDALIADVIARGAAFAAAGASSFFVPGLRDLSLIRQVCEASPLPVNVMAGPEAASFGALAQAGVRRISYGPFPWRAAMATLTSFATRAVNY, encoded by the coding sequence ATGCCCAGCCAGGCCGAAAAACTCGCCCAGTTCGCAAAGCTGCACGCCGGGGACACGCCGCTGGTGCTGGTCAACATCTGGGACGCCGGTTCGGCGAGGACCGTAGCCGCAGCAGGCGCCGCCGCCCTGGCCACCGGCAGCGCCTCGGTCGGCGGCGCGCTCGGCCTGGGCGATGGCGAGGCGGTGCCACTGGATCTTGTGCTGGACCATGCCGCCCGCATCATCGGCGCTGTCGACCTGCCCGTCTCGATCGACTTTGAAGCCGGGTATGCGGCCCGCGAAGACGGCCTTGGCGCCAACATCGCGCGGGTGATCGGCGCCGGGGCGGTCGGCATCAATCTGGAGGATGGCTATCCGGGAGGCGGGGGCCAGGGCGCGCGCCCGCTGGAGGAAGCGGCAAGCCGCCTGCGCGCCGCGCGCGCCGCCGCAGACGCAGCCCTGCCCGGTTTCTGGATCAACGCCCGCACCGACCTCTGCCTCAATGCAAAGCCGGAAACGCATGACGCCCTGATCGCCGACGTGATCGCCCGCGGCGCGGCCTTTGCCGCCGCTGGCGCCAGCAGTTTCTTCGTACCCGGCCTGCGGGACCTGTCGCTGATCCGGCAGGTTTGCGAGGCGTCGCCCCTGCCGGTGAATGTCATGGCGGGGCCGGAAGCGGCCAGCTTTGGCGCGCTGGCGCAGGCGGGCGTGCGCCGCATCAGCTATGGCCCGTTTCCGTGGCGGGCGGCGATGGCAACGCTCACTTCCTTTGCAACGCGCGCGGTGAACTACTGA
- the gcvPB gene encoding aminomethyl-transferring glycine dehydrogenase subunit GcvPB, which produces MTMNSQGRPTAPVSVSAAAIETVSGSRGLLQHEDLLFEIGTPETTGVDLPKPKGLKSRLGGVARKVDTGLPGLSEPQAVRHYMRLSQKNYAIDLGLFPLGSCTMKHNPRLNEKMARLPGFADIHPLQPQATVQGALELIDELATWLKTLTNMPAVAMSPKAGAHGELCGLLAIRQALIARGEGEVRKRMLVPESAHGTNPATAAQCGFIVDEIKANKRGRVDMADLKSKLEKSDDVAGIMLTNPNTCGLFETDIREIAELIHAAGGYFYCDGANFNAIVGRVRPGDLGVDAMHINLHKTFSTPHGGGGPGSGPTVLSDALAPFAPVPFVTKDDDGIFRLTEHAEGEAEATFGRMVAFHGQMGMFVRALAYMLSHGADGLKQAAEDAVLNANYIQSRLKGVMSPAFDGYCMHEALFSDAFTADGIETIDIAKALIDEGYHPMTMYFPLVVHGAMLIEPTETESKAELDRFCDALESIARRAAQGDDTLKGAPYLAPMRRLDETRAARKPVLKWTAPSSDMIAAE; this is translated from the coding sequence ATGACCATGAATTCCCAAGGCCGCCCCACCGCGCCCGTTTCCGTCTCTGCTGCCGCCATCGAGACCGTCTCCGGTTCGCGCGGGCTTCTTCAGCATGAAGATCTTCTGTTCGAGATCGGCACGCCGGAAACGACTGGCGTGGACCTACCCAAACCCAAGGGCCTGAAATCCCGCCTCGGCGGCGTGGCCCGCAAGGTGGACACCGGCCTGCCCGGCCTCTCAGAGCCGCAGGCCGTGCGCCATTACATGCGCCTCTCCCAGAAGAACTATGCCATTGACCTTGGCCTCTTCCCGCTGGGCAGCTGCACGATGAAGCACAATCCGCGCCTCAACGAGAAGATGGCGCGCCTGCCCGGCTTTGCCGACATTCACCCGCTGCAGCCGCAAGCCACCGTGCAGGGCGCGCTGGAGCTGATCGACGAGCTGGCCACCTGGCTGAAAACGCTGACCAACATGCCCGCCGTGGCCATGAGCCCGAAAGCCGGCGCCCATGGCGAGCTGTGCGGCCTGCTGGCCATCCGCCAGGCGCTGATCGCGCGCGGCGAGGGCGAGGTGCGCAAGCGCATGCTGGTGCCGGAATCCGCCCACGGAACAAACCCGGCCACGGCGGCTCAATGCGGCTTCATCGTGGATGAGATCAAGGCCAACAAGCGTGGCCGCGTGGACATGGCAGACCTCAAGTCCAAACTTGAGAAGTCCGATGATGTCGCCGGCATCATGCTGACCAACCCGAACACCTGTGGCCTGTTTGAAACCGACATCCGCGAGATTGCCGAACTGATCCACGCCGCGGGCGGCTATTTCTATTGCGACGGGGCAAACTTCAACGCCATCGTCGGGCGCGTTCGCCCCGGAGACCTTGGCGTCGATGCGATGCACATCAACCTGCACAAGACCTTCTCCACGCCCCATGGCGGCGGCGGGCCGGGCTCCGGCCCCACGGTGCTGTCGGATGCGCTCGCGCCGTTTGCGCCTGTGCCCTTCGTCACGAAGGATGATGACGGCATCTTCCGCCTCACCGAACATGCCGAAGGCGAAGCCGAAGCCACCTTCGGCCGCATGGTCGCCTTCCATGGCCAGATGGGCATGTTCGTGCGCGCCCTTGCCTACATGCTGAGCCACGGCGCCGACGGGCTGAAACAGGCGGCTGAAGACGCCGTGCTGAACGCCAACTACATCCAGTCCCGCCTGAAAGGCGTGATGAGCCCCGCTTTCGACGGCTACTGCATGCACGAAGCGCTGTTCTCCGACGCCTTCACTGCAGACGGCATCGAAACCATCGACATCGCCAAGGCCCTCATCGATGAGGGCTACCATCCGATGACGATGTATTTCCCGCTGGTGGTCCATGGCGCGATGCTGATCGAGCCGACGGAGACGGAGTCGAAAGCCGAACTCGACCGCTTCTGCGACGCGCTGGAATCCATCGCCCGCCGCGCCGCGCAAGGCGACGACACGCTGAAAGGCGCGCCTTACCTCGCCCCGATGCGCCGCCTCGACGAAACCCGCGCGGCCCGCAAGCCGGTCCTCAAATGGACCGCGCCTTCGTCTGACATGATCGCTGCCGAATAA
- a CDS encoding REP-associated tyrosine transposase has translation MPAYRRLYIPGGTYFFTVNLADRSRRLLTDHVESLRQSWREVEEAHAFTTLAAVVLPDRLHVIWTLPPDDADFSTRLRLLKSGFTRRLRASGVTAPREKVWQNRFWEHAIRDDRDLDAHINYVHFNPVKHGHVAEVSDWPYSTWKRYHAPDA, from the coding sequence ATGCCCGCCTATCGCCGCCTCTACATTCCCGGAGGAACCTATTTCTTCACGGTCAACCTTGCGGATCGCTCCCGCCGGCTGCTCACCGATCACGTCGAGTCGCTGCGGCAATCCTGGCGTGAGGTGGAGGAGGCCCACGCTTTTACAACGCTGGCGGCTGTCGTGCTTCCAGACCGCCTGCATGTGATCTGGACCCTGCCACCTGATGACGCGGATTTTTCAACGCGTCTCAGGCTTCTGAAATCCGGTTTCACACGCCGCCTGCGCGCGTCCGGCGTGACCGCCCCGCGTGAGAAAGTCTGGCAAAACCGCTTCTGGGAACACGCTATCCGAGATGACCGCGACCTCGACGCCCACATCAACTATGTGCACTTCAACCCGGTCAAACACGGCCATGTGGCGGAAGTTTCAGATTGGCCTTATTCGACCTGGAAACGGTATCACGCGCCGGACGCATAA
- a CDS encoding YcjF family protein — MANAPVPASAPVEKPAQQWELAAQWAQGWRVLKVAATVLVVIAFLMVIGQGYLFYRLFDDLHPMAGLVYIVALTAALAWLVGRPVAAFLSMPVAARPPDIVIDARAPDPKAIAARLRYDVRYLQMLAANPEVQAERAAIEAGIAKGRELAARAARATPEEALALSIDLQTFERVHVEALLAPLDKRVNQLIHAEAVGVGVATALSMNGTVDAFIVLWRNANLVAKISRIYFGRPHLMGSLRILRDVAAIVVAARALEDVTDITGDVIGSLLGRMGGLIAGPVMDGGINAMMTLKLGYLAKRRCRSFKGWTAVQASAISEEALEDVKQESGSVISDLLKRTGGLTAHASRATEKVLAGSRSAWELIRSWFGGNRPQGA, encoded by the coding sequence ATGGCCAACGCGCCCGTTCCCGCCTCGGCGCCCGTGGAAAAGCCTGCCCAGCAATGGGAACTCGCGGCGCAGTGGGCGCAGGGGTGGCGGGTTTTGAAGGTGGCGGCGACGGTGCTCGTGGTCATCGCGTTCCTGATGGTGATTGGTCAGGGATACCTGTTCTACCGCCTGTTTGATGACCTGCATCCCATGGCGGGGCTGGTTTACATTGTGGCGTTGACGGCGGCGCTGGCCTGGCTGGTGGGGCGGCCCGTTGCGGCGTTTCTCTCCATGCCGGTGGCCGCGCGGCCGCCGGACATCGTGATCGACGCGCGCGCGCCCGATCCCAAGGCGATTGCGGCGCGGCTGCGCTATGATGTGCGCTACCTGCAGATGCTGGCGGCAAACCCCGAAGTGCAGGCCGAGCGCGCCGCCATCGAGGCAGGCATCGCCAAGGGCCGTGAGCTGGCCGCCCGCGCAGCGCGCGCGACGCCGGAAGAGGCCCTTGCCCTCTCCATCGACCTGCAAACCTTCGAGCGCGTGCATGTGGAAGCCCTCCTCGCCCCGCTGGACAAGCGCGTGAACCAGCTGATCCATGCCGAGGCCGTCGGCGTCGGCGTGGCGACGGCGCTCTCCATGAACGGCACGGTGGACGCCTTCATCGTGCTTTGGCGCAACGCCAATCTCGTCGCCAAGATTTCCCGCATCTATTTTGGCCGGCCCCATCTGATGGGCAGTCTGCGCATCCTGCGCGATGTGGCGGCCATCGTGGTTGCCGCCCGCGCGCTGGAGGACGTGACCGACATTACCGGCGACGTGATCGGCAGCCTGCTGGGGCGGATGGGCGGGCTGATCGCCGGGCCGGTGATGGATGGCGGCATCAATGCGATGATGACGCTGAAGCTCGGCTATCTCGCCAAGCGCCGCTGCCGCAGCTTCAAGGGCTGGACGGCGGTTCAGGCGAGCGCAATTTCCGAAGAGGCGCTGGAGGATGTGAAGCAGGAATCGGGCTCGGTGATCTCCGACCTGCTGAAGCGCACGGGCGGGCTGACAGCCCATGCCTCACGCGCGACGGAGAAGGTGCTTGCCGGCTCGCGCAGCGCCTGGGAACTGATCCGCAGCTGGTTTGGCGGCAACCGCCCGCAGGGGGCCTGA
- the gcvT gene encoding glycine cleavage system aminomethyltransferase GcvT — protein sequence MAEVSTENLKRTPLYDLHVKMGGKLVPFAGYEMPVQFEGVIAEHLWTRSEAGLFDVSHMGPCFLTLEAGIGGGEDAHAQISALIETLVPSDITSLKPGQGRLTVLLNENGGILDDLIITRPLGDEAQGTLYIVVNGAMKEQDWAIFEKALAGKAVLTRADDRILFALQGPKAEDVMKDFFPGCEELKFMHHMPFEMNGQRCIVSRCGYTGEDGFEVLIPTEAGLPLIEEMYTDERVNPIGLGARDSLRLESGLCLYGHDLAPEISPIEADLAWVIQKRRREAGNFPGAERILKEIKDGPARKRVGIRPLERAPAREGTEIQINGETVGTITSGGFGPSVDGPVAMGYIAAAHTAPGTKIDLIVRGKARPAEVAALPFVPQNYKR from the coding sequence ATGGCTGAAGTCTCAACAGAAAACCTGAAGCGCACCCCGCTTTACGACCTGCATGTGAAGATGGGCGGCAAGCTCGTGCCTTTTGCGGGCTATGAAATGCCGGTGCAGTTTGAAGGCGTGATAGCCGAGCACCTGTGGACGCGCAGCGAAGCGGGCCTGTTCGACGTGTCTCACATGGGCCCCTGCTTCCTGACGCTGGAAGCGGGCATCGGCGGGGGCGAAGACGCCCACGCGCAAATCTCTGCCCTGATCGAAACGCTGGTCCCCTCCGACATCACCAGCCTCAAGCCCGGACAGGGCCGCCTCACGGTACTACTCAACGAAAACGGCGGCATCCTTGACGACCTGATCATCACGCGCCCCCTCGGCGACGAAGCCCAGGGCACGCTCTACATCGTCGTCAACGGCGCGATGAAAGAGCAGGACTGGGCGATCTTCGAGAAAGCGCTGGCAGGCAAAGCCGTACTCACCCGCGCCGACGACCGTATCCTTTTCGCCCTGCAAGGGCCGAAGGCAGAAGACGTGATGAAGGATTTCTTCCCCGGCTGCGAAGAGCTGAAATTCATGCACCACATGCCGTTTGAAATGAATGGCCAGCGCTGCATCGTTTCCCGCTGCGGCTATACCGGCGAAGACGGGTTTGAAGTGCTGATCCCCACGGAAGCCGGTCTGCCGCTGATCGAAGAGATGTATACGGATGAGCGCGTCAATCCGATCGGCCTTGGCGCGCGCGACTCCCTCCGCCTTGAATCCGGCCTCTGCCTTTATGGCCACGACCTTGCGCCCGAGATTTCCCCCATCGAGGCAGACCTTGCCTGGGTGATCCAGAAGCGCCGCCGCGAGGCAGGCAACTTCCCCGGCGCCGAACGCATCCTGAAAGAGATCAAGGACGGCCCCGCCCGCAAGCGCGTTGGCATCCGCCCGCTGGAGCGCGCCCCGGCCCGCGAAGGCACGGAGATCCAGATCAATGGCGAAACGGTTGGCACCATCACCTCCGGCGGCTTCGGCCCCAGCGTCGATGGCCCGGTCGCGATGGGCTACATCGCCGCCGCTCATACCGCGCCCGGCACCAAGATTGACCTGATCGTCCGCGGAAAGGCCCGGCCTGCAGAGGTGGCCGCCCTTCCGTTCGTTCCGCAGAACTACAAACGCTAA
- the gcvPA gene encoding aminomethyl-transferring glycine dehydrogenase subunit GcvPA produces MRYLPLTPEDRANMLATIGAKSVDDFYTDVPEAARLKGKVPGLPDHQGELAVERHLTKLAAKNRSASSGPFFVGAGAYKHHVPASVDMIIQRSEFLTTYTPYQPEIAQGTLQTLFEFQTQVAALTAMDVANASMYDGSTACAEAAVMAARVTKRKKIILSGGLHPHYAAATRLLCEAQGLEVVQLDVTIDGENELAKAVDGETACVIGQSPNVFGTVTDLSGVADAAHGKGALLVSVFTEAVSLGLVTPPGEMGADIAAGEGQSIGNGLNFGGPYVGLFACKDKLVRQMPGRLCGETVDADGKRGFVLTLSTREQHIRRDKATSNICTNSGLCALAFTSHMTLLGGKGLKQLAELNHEAAIELADALGAVKGVDVLTPRFFNEFAIRTPMDAEAVLAMLDERGVVGGVRASRLFPGDHLGDVILVAATECTTADDIAAYADALKEIV; encoded by the coding sequence ATGCGTTACCTGCCGCTCACCCCTGAGGACCGCGCCAACATGCTGGCGACCATCGGCGCAAAATCCGTCGATGATTTCTATACGGACGTGCCCGAAGCCGCCCGCCTGAAAGGCAAGGTTCCCGGCCTGCCCGACCATCAGGGCGAATTGGCTGTCGAGCGGCACCTGACGAAACTCGCCGCGAAGAACCGGTCGGCCTCCTCCGGCCCGTTCTTCGTCGGCGCAGGCGCCTACAAGCATCATGTGCCCGCCAGCGTGGACATGATCATCCAGCGCTCCGAATTCCTGACGACCTACACGCCCTACCAGCCGGAAATCGCGCAGGGCACGCTGCAGACCCTGTTCGAATTCCAGACGCAGGTTGCCGCGCTGACCGCCATGGATGTCGCCAACGCCTCGATGTATGACGGCTCGACCGCCTGCGCCGAAGCCGCCGTGATGGCCGCGCGCGTCACCAAGCGGAAGAAGATCATCCTCTCCGGCGGCCTGCACCCGCACTATGCCGCTGCAACGCGCCTCCTCTGCGAAGCGCAGGGCCTCGAAGTGGTCCAGCTCGACGTCACGATTGATGGAGAGAATGAGCTGGCAAAGGCCGTGGACGGAGAAACCGCCTGCGTCATCGGCCAGAGCCCGAACGTGTTCGGCACGGTGACCGACCTTTCCGGCGTGGCCGATGCCGCCCACGGCAAGGGCGCGCTGCTCGTCTCTGTGTTTACTGAAGCGGTCAGCCTCGGCCTCGTCACGCCGCCCGGCGAAATGGGCGCAGACATCGCCGCCGGCGAAGGCCAGTCCATCGGCAACGGCCTGAATTTCGGCGGGCCGTATGTCGGCCTCTTCGCCTGCAAGGACAAGCTGGTGCGCCAGATGCCGGGCCGCCTTTGCGGCGAAACGGTGGACGCAGACGGCAAGCGCGGCTTCGTGCTGACGCTCTCGACCCGCGAGCAGCATATCCGCCGCGACAAGGCGACCTCGAACATCTGCACGAATTCCGGCCTCTGCGCCCTCGCCTTCACGTCTCACATGACGCTGCTGGGCGGCAAGGGCCTGAAACAACTGGCAGAGCTCAACCATGAAGCGGCCATCGAGCTGGCCGACGCCCTTGGCGCCGTGAAGGGCGTGGACGTGCTCACCCCGCGCTTCTTCAATGAATTCGCCATCCGCACACCGATGGACGCTGAAGCGGTCCTCGCCATGCTGGACGAACGCGGCGTGGTCGGCGGCGTGCGCGCCTCGCGCCTCTTCCCCGGCGACCATCTGGGCGATGTCATCCTCGTCGCCGCCACCGAATGCACCACGGCAGACGACATTGCCGCCTATGCCGACGCTCTGAAGGAGATTGTGTGA
- a CDS encoding endonuclease/exonuclease/phosphatase family protein → MRWLQLPLLIITLLVVYLSLAGCMTLSDKNIPVTRLEANAPLPQAETPLRLMVWNIGYAGLGEESDFKADGGEMLRPPGKKVVLKNLDGIQTVLREEKPDIVMMQEMAGPGFLTHGVDVASGVKSALPGYSMFFSSDIRTRLLPGGLSLRHGLGTFASRANDGTQIVRITEEPGTIMGFIKRRYHVQVTEFEVSGQPWAIVNVHLSAFDEGANTRMAQLREVLDLGQSLYQQGKAVAIGGDWNMRLAPTDFAYTADDEAQFWIHDFPREELRTGWQVVIDPAVPSVRTNEQPYTAGVNYTTNIDGFVVSPNVKVEDVRGVDLGFRITDHQPVIATLSRTDAPAPVPAETIPQPD, encoded by the coding sequence ATGCGCTGGCTGCAACTCCCGCTGCTGATAATTACGCTGCTCGTCGTTTACCTCTCTCTCGCAGGATGCATGACCTTGTCCGACAAGAACATTCCCGTCACCCGGCTAGAAGCCAACGCGCCGCTGCCGCAGGCCGAAACGCCGCTGCGCCTGATGGTCTGGAATATCGGCTATGCGGGCCTTGGCGAAGAATCCGATTTCAAGGCCGATGGCGGAGAGATGCTGCGCCCGCCGGGCAAGAAGGTGGTGCTCAAGAATCTGGACGGCATCCAGACGGTGCTGCGTGAGGAAAAGCCAGACATCGTGATGATGCAGGAAATGGCCGGGCCGGGCTTCCTGACGCATGGCGTCGATGTGGCCTCGGGCGTGAAGTCTGCCCTGCCTGGCTATTCGATGTTTTTCTCGTCCGACATCCGCACGCGCCTGCTGCCGGGCGGCCTGTCCCTGCGCCACGGGCTGGGCACGTTCGCCAGCCGCGCCAACGACGGCACGCAGATCGTTCGCATCACCGAAGAGCCCGGCACGATCATGGGCTTCATCAAGCGCCGCTATCATGTTCAGGTTACGGAGTTTGAAGTCTCCGGCCAGCCATGGGCGATTGTGAACGTGCACCTGTCCGCCTTCGACGAGGGCGCCAATACGCGCATGGCGCAGCTGCGCGAAGTGCTCGATCTTGGCCAGTCGCTTTACCAGCAAGGCAAGGCCGTTGCCATCGGCGGGGACTGGAACATGCGGCTGGCGCCGACAGACTTTGCCTACACCGCAGACGATGAAGCCCAGTTCTGGATCCACGATTTTCCGCGCGAGGAATTGCGGACAGGCTGGCAGGTGGTGATCGATCCCGCCGTGCCCAGCGTGCGCACCAATGAGCAGCCCTACACGGCAGGCGTGAACTACACGACCAATATCGACGGCTTTGTCGTTTCCCCGAATGTGAAGGTGGAGGACGTGCGCGGGGTCGATCTCGGCTTCCGCATTACCGACCACCAGCCGGTGATCGCGACGCTGAGCCGGACCGATGCGCCGGCGCCTGTGCCTGCTGAAACAATTCCTCAGCCGGATTGA
- a CDS encoding DUF6768 family protein, whose amino-acid sequence MTSFESRLKDSLSAEDEAFLKNLEEGESLFGQLGATFTGPMKLWTGFAFVLGFVFFVGMLWCAYEISRAASVQEVGLWLAGFTFGMVATGMIKTWFWLRMNHLATLRELKRIELRLVRHTQG is encoded by the coding sequence ATGACGAGTTTTGAATCGAGACTGAAAGACAGCCTGTCGGCTGAGGACGAGGCGTTCCTCAAAAACCTGGAAGAAGGCGAAAGCCTGTTCGGCCAGCTCGGCGCCACCTTCACCGGGCCGATGAAGCTGTGGACCGGTTTTGCCTTCGTGCTGGGCTTTGTGTTCTTCGTGGGCATGCTGTGGTGCGCCTATGAGATCAGCCGGGCCGCCAGCGTGCAGGAGGTTGGCCTGTGGCTTGCCGGGTTCACCTTCGGCATGGTCGCCACCGGCATGATCAAGACCTGGTTCTGGCTGCGCATGAACCACCTCGCCACCCTGCGCGAACTCAAGCGCATCGAGCTGCGCCTCGTGCGCCACACGCAGGGCTGA
- a CDS encoding alpha/beta hydrolase yields MNNLLRTLIMVALAIPLMGACALLTGQESLLFHPNDVRVAPEAEYIEEVEFPSGDGENLVAWYTPPAEGCPVLLFLHGNAGELHMDKWRYQRIHANGAGMLALAWRGYSGSSGKPSEAGFHLDASAAWQWLMAHGYHPSDIVVEGFSIGSGPAVRLAAESNPGAVILEAPYYSVRDLLSKKAGGLPIGALLRHPFRSDLDINKVKAPLLIAHGDADRLIPISQSQRLFDKANEPKTYKRFEGSDHNTLVRDGLYEEAIWPFLAPLYPDCPFTVSAEVTPT; encoded by the coding sequence GTGAACAATCTTCTGCGCACCCTTATCATGGTTGCCCTGGCAATCCCTCTGATGGGGGCTTGCGCGCTCCTTACCGGGCAGGAATCCCTCCTGTTCCACCCGAATGATGTGCGTGTTGCTCCTGAGGCAGAGTATATCGAAGAGGTGGAATTCCCGTCAGGCGACGGGGAGAATCTGGTGGCATGGTACACGCCCCCCGCAGAAGGCTGCCCGGTGCTTTTGTTCCTGCATGGAAATGCGGGCGAGTTGCACATGGACAAATGGCGTTACCAGCGCATCCATGCCAATGGCGCCGGAATGCTCGCCCTTGCGTGGCGCGGCTATTCCGGCTCCAGCGGAAAGCCCTCGGAAGCTGGCTTTCATCTCGACGCCAGTGCCGCGTGGCAATGGCTCATGGCGCATGGCTATCACCCCTCGGATATTGTCGTCGAAGGGTTTTCCATTGGCAGCGGACCGGCCGTCCGCCTGGCTGCGGAATCCAATCCGGGCGCGGTAATTCTGGAGGCGCCTTATTATTCCGTCCGTGATCTGCTGAGCAAGAAGGCTGGCGGACTGCCCATCGGCGCCCTGCTGCGCCATCCCTTTCGCAGCGATCTCGACATCAACAAAGTGAAGGCGCCCCTGCTGATTGCTCATGGCGATGCAGATCGCCTCATTCCGATCAGCCAGTCGCAACGCCTGTTCGACAAGGCAAATGAACCCAAGACCTACAAACGGTTCGAAGGCTCCGACCACAACACGCTTGTGCGCGACGGCCTCTATGAGGAAGCCATCTGGCCCTTCCTCGCCCCGCTTTATCCCGATTGCCCTTTCACCGTATCAGCTGAGGTGACACCGACATGA